The window TCTGCAGGAGGTTCTCCTCGCTCCTGACCCTCACCGGCCCCCTCCCTTCCAGGTGTTCCCTGTACCAGCCGACGGCGGCCATCGCACAGATGTCCGGGTGCACGCCGGGACGGTACTTCGCGGAGACGTCCTCCCCCCCGGCGTTGTACATGTGGTCCTCTGCCCCGAAGATGACCTCGCGGCTCGCCGCGTGCACCATGTTCACGAAGCTGCCGAATTCGGCGTTTCTCATGCGCGCCCCCGCGCGGTAGGCCGCCGCTATGCCGTCCCCGCGACCGCAGCTCCACATGGGCAGGACCCGGTAGTTCTGGCTGCCGCTGGCCAGGATGGTCGCCCCGGCCCGCACCAGGTAGCAGGTGCCGTCCTCGATGCCGAACCCCATGGCGCCGGCGACGCGGTCTCCGTCCTTGAGGAGATCCACCAGGGTCACCTTGTCCAGGAAACGGACCCCCAGCACCCCGGCCCTCCGCCGCAGGCGCCGGCACATGTCCAGGTCCACGCCGGCCAGCCCCCAGGGGACGTCCAGGCCGGGGAGCTTGACGTACTTCCAACTGCCGTCCCTCTCCTTGGCCACCCTTACCCCCCAGGCATCCAGGCAGTCCAGCACGCCGTTGCAGGTACGGGCGTACTCGCCCAGAAGCTCCTGGTCCTCGAGGAAACAGCCGATGTGGTGCACGTGGAAGCGCACGAAGTCCTCGGGCCTGTCGGCGGGGGTGAGAAAGGCGAGTATCCCGCCGCCCCTGTCCGCCTTTCCCGCCCACCCCGCGGTGGCCTTCTCCACCACCAGGACGTCGAGGCGTGGGGCCTTTTCCTTCACGGTTATGGCGGCCGCGAGACCCGCTATCCCGCCTCCCCAGACGAGCACGTCGGCGGATAGGATCTCCCCCAGCGAATCCAGCCCTGTCATGCCGTTACCTTTCCATTATCTTCCAACAGGTTAATAGCGCTGGGCGCCTTACACCGCCTCCCGCCCCTACAGGGCCGACCATCGCATGTACGCGAAGTCGGGGGTCACGGTGATGCATTCCCGCGGGCACCTTATCTCGCACAGGTTGCAGTGAACGCAATCCTCCGCGTGCGCGACAACGGGCTTTTTCCCCGCTTCGTCCCAACGCAGCACGTTCACGAAGCAGGCCTTCACGCAAGCCCTGCATCCGTCGCACCTCTCGAGATCGATGTCTATGGCATTCATCTCCGTCCTTTCCTGACGCCGCCCCATAAGGCCCTGTCGGATAGCGCGCCTCAACCGCTTGCCGGGGCCAGGAGATCCGCGAACCTCATCATCTTCAGGGGATGCCTGGCCGCACCCTTCATCCTCAGCTCGCCGCGCAAGAACCTGGCCGCGAGGTCCCGGCCCTCGGGAGTGAAGAGGAACTTCAGCGCCGCGGGCCCCGCGGGCACGCGCGCCAGCTTCATGAGCACCGCCGGCTCGCAGCGGATCGTGATGTCCGCACGGGGGGCGACGCCGCACTGCAGGACCACGCGTCCTCCCTTGAAGGTCACGGTGAACGCGTATTCCCCGCGGCCGGCGGGCTCCATGGCCACCGCCAGGTCCATCTTCCCGGCGGCCTTGCGCTTGCGCGGCTCCTTGAGGAGGTTGAGGAGCATGGCCCGCATGAAGCGCGCCAGCACGTGCAGGTCCTCCCCGCTCTCGATCACCAGAATGCCCCGCGGCTCACCGGCGGGAGTGGCGGCGGGGGCGGGTCCTCTCTCGTCAACCGTCCCCATGCCCTTCCCCCTTCACCCCGCACCACTCCAACAGGTGACGCTGCAGGCGAACCCTGCATTCCTCCATCTGCTGCGGTGTCCATGACCGGAAGCCCCTGCCGCTCGAGAAACCCAGCTCGCCTTGCTCTACTTTTCCTTTAAGGAGGGGCGAGGGTTGCGGCGAACTCTCCAAATGCCGCAGGACATACTCGTGAATCTGCAAGGTGAGGTCCAGGCCCACCATGTCCGCGTTCTCCAGGGGGCCGAGCACGGGGAGCCTCATGCCGAACCCCAGTTTCACCACCTCGTCCACCGTCTCCGCGTCCGCGATGCCGCGTTCCACGAGGGAGACGGCCTCGCGCCACAGCGCGTGCTGCAGCCGGTTGCCCACGAAGCCGGGCACGTCCTTTTTCACCCGCACCGGGCGCTTGCCCGCCGCGACCAGGAGCTCGCACGCGCGGTCCACCGCCCAGGGGGCCGAGTCGTTCCCGGGGATCACCTCGACCAGCGGTACCAGGAAGGGCGGGTTCCAGAAATGCGTCCCCACGATGCGCTGCCTTTCCGCCGCATCCCGGGCTATCTCGCTTATGCTGATCACCGAGGTGTTGGTGGCCAGGATCACATCCGGCGGGCAGAGAGCGTCCACTTCACGGAAGAGGTCCCGCTTCCGGTCCGCTTCCTCGGGAATCGCCTCTATCACCAGCTCCACTTCGGACACCGCTTCCTCCAGGTGGATCGTGGTGGAAATCCTTTCCAGAAGAGGCGTGATGTCTTCCGCCTTCCACGCGCCTTCGCTGACCATAAGCTCCAGGTTGCCGCGCACGCGGGACAGCGCCTCGTCCAGCCGGTCATGTCCCGTGTCCGCCAGGTAGACCCGGAAATCATGCGCGGCGAACGCCTGTGCTATGCCGTGCCCCATGAGGCCGGCTCCGATGACCGCGACCTTCCCTTTGCGGCCTTCGCCCATGATCACCCCTTCCCATGTCGTCAGCGCCTCAACTGGCGATATTTCCTCCGTCCACGTAGAGGATCTGCCCGGTGACGAAATCCGAGGCGGCCGAGGCGAGGAAGACCACCGTCCCGATGAAATCGTCCGGCACCGCCGCCCGGCCCCAGGGGATCCTGTCCAGGAATATCCTGGCGGACTCGGGGTCGGAGAGGACCGGCTCGGTGAGGGGCGTCCAGAAGATGCAGGGGGCGATGGAGTTCACGTTTATGCGGTACCTGGCCCACTCCACCGCCAACTGGCGGGTGAGCAGGTGCACGGCCCCCTTGCTGGTCCCGTAAGCCGCGTAGCCCAGGGGGTGCCCCAGTTGTCCCCGCACCGAGGACACGGTGATGATCTTTCCCGCCCCCCGCTTGATCATCTCGCGTCCCGCCTCCCGGCAGCACAGGAAAGTCCCCTTCACGTTGGTGTCCATGACCTGTTGCCAGTCCGCGATGTCCATCTCCTCCGCGGGGGCGCGCCTGGCGATGCCGGCCGCGGTCAGGAGGATGTCCACCCTTCCCAGTTCCTCCAGCGTCCTTTCCACCATG of the Actinomycetota bacterium genome contains:
- a CDS encoding FAD-binding protein, yielding MTGLDSLGEILSADVLVWGGGIAGLAAAITVKEKAPRLDVLVVEKATAGWAGKADRGGGILAFLTPADRPEDFVRFHVHHIGCFLEDQELLGEYARTCNGVLDCLDAWGVRVAKERDGSWKYVKLPGLDVPWGLAGVDLDMCRRLRRRAGVLGVRFLDKVTLVDLLKDGDRVAGAMGFGIEDGTCYLVRAGATILASGSQNYRVLPMWSCGRGDGIAAAYRAGARMRNAEFGSFVNMVHAASREVIFGAEDHMYNAGGEDVSAKYRPGVHPDICAMAAVGWYREHLEGRGPVRVRSEENLLQIGSEILFATDLVWDRPAAVAFWSRLWEKTAAAEAGDIPGMPEVIPGFVGEQSPVGVDHQMATSLPGLFAVGDVSYSGSAWTGAVPSPPGRIRGTGLMNAVWSARRGALAAVEYAAQAGEAPRIDGAQAAALRKEIFAPARRDGAGVSALDLVREVQGAMTPVRYSNWKSEARMWEALGMVLKVKDRLSGLKAEDPHDLARCNEARSMALCAEMFYRASLERKESRGWFVREDYPDTDNVNWLKWIIIHDREGEMVLSTEDIPIERYPIKPPSSREGQGWEPTRVRARCSRAKREGT
- a CDS encoding glucose 1-dehydrogenase translates to MLDMNAGEMRRLFDLSGKAAIVTGGSGGLGKAAAAGLAAFGASVVITARRVDALEAAAAEIEGAGGRVLPVSCDVTDEGSVRAMVERTLEELGRVDILLTAAGIARRAPAEEMDIADWQQVMDTNVKGTFLCCREAGREMIKRGAGKIITVSSVRGQLGHPLGYAAYGTSKGAVHLLTRQLAVEWARYRINVNSIAPCIFWTPLTEPVLSDPESARIFLDRIPWGRAAVPDDFIGTVVFLASAASDFVTGQILYVDGGNIAS
- a CDS encoding NAD(P)-binding domain-containing protein, producing the protein MGEGRKGKVAVIGAGLMGHGIAQAFAAHDFRVYLADTGHDRLDEALSRVRGNLELMVSEGAWKAEDITPLLERISTTIHLEEAVSEVELVIEAIPEEADRKRDLFREVDALCPPDVILATNTSVISISEIARDAAERQRIVGTHFWNPPFLVPLVEVIPGNDSAPWAVDRACELLVAAGKRPVRVKKDVPGFVGNRLQHALWREAVSLVERGIADAETVDEVVKLGFGMRLPVLGPLENADMVGLDLTLQIHEYVLRHLESSPQPSPLLKGKVEQGELGFSSGRGFRSWTPQQMEECRVRLQRHLLEWCGVKGEGHGDG
- a CDS encoding 4Fe-4S binding protein: MNAIDIDLERCDGCRACVKACFVNVLRWDEAGKKPVVAHAEDCVHCNLCEIRCPRECITVTPDFAYMRWSAL